Genomic DNA from Deinococcus aerius:
GATGAATTTCAGGCTGGGGAGGGCGAGCACGTCGTCGAGGCTGAAGGCACCCATCTCAACGGGCTCGCGCTTGTGGTCCTCGAACTGGGCGATGGCCGCGTAGCCCTCCTGGGCCACGAAGACCTCGCCCCCCTGGCGCACGCTGACAAACAGCACGCCGGGCACCCGTGCCGCCAGGGCCAGGGCCAACGCTCGCTGCGCTGCCTCTTCCACGTGTGCCTCGAACAGCACCTCGCCCGTCCCGAGGTGAACACCGTGGGCGCCGTTGCCGCACAGGGCGTACTCCGTGAAGCCCGCCGCCTCCGCGATGCGCCGTACTCCACGCGGCTGCCTGGCCGTGACCGGAACGACATGAATCCCCGCCGCCCGCGCCGCGTCCAGGGCCGCCCGCGTCCGCGCACTCACGCTCAGGTCCGGGCGCAGCAGCGTCCCGTCGAGGTCCGTGGCGATCAGCCGGATCACCGCGCCTCCAGCACCACGACCGCCGAGGCATGCTCCTTGGTGTGGGTCAGCGTCAGGTGGGCGACCCAGCCGCGCGCCCCCAGTTCCGCCGCGATCTCGGGCACGAAGCCCAGCACTGGCGGCGCGAAGGGGAAGGGGCCGTCCGGCGTGCGCTCGCGCTCGACCCAAACGTCGCGCCAGCCGTGGGGGCGGGGCCAGACCTTCTGAAACGCCTCCTTCGCCGCGAAGCGGGCCGCGAAGCTGGGGGCGGGGTCGGCGAGCCGCGCGCAGTAGGCGAGTTCGGGGGGGGCGAAGAGTTTCAGCGCCCGGTCCCCCTCGCGGGCGAGCAGGCCCCGGATGCGCTCGATCTCGATCAGGTCGTGTCCGATGGCGACGATCATGGGGGGCAGGATAGGCGCCTGGCCCGTGGAGGGGGCGCGCGAGACTCTATCCTTCCCCCGATGTCCACGCCGCCCCCCGCCCTCTTTCCCGACCTGCGCCTGCCCACCATCGCCGGAATCCTGCGGGCCGGGGAGGCGCGGTGGCGCTCGGCAGGCGTCTCGCGTGTGCGCGTCTTCGGCTCGGTGGCGCGGGGCGAGGCGGACGGTTCCGCCGACATCGACCTCCTGGTGGACTTCGCGGGTGAGGCGGGTCTCCTCGACCTGATGCGCGCCCGGACCGTGTTCGAGGCCCTGCTGGGCCGCCGCGTGGACGTGATGACGGAGGGTGGACTCAAGGCCCCGCTGCGCGGCGAAGTCCTGGCCGACGCGGTGGACGTGCTTGATGTGCCCCAGCCGCCCCCCGACACGCACCGTGAGAAACGCTGGCGCTGGCGGGTCTTCGACCTGCTCGACGCCCTCGACCGGGTGACACGCTATACGGCGGGGCACACCCTCACGACGTTCCTGGCCGACGAGCGCAGCCAGGACGCGGTGGTGCGGAACCTCGCGCGGCTGGGTGAGACGACCAAGTTCATTCCCCAGAACGTGCAGGACGCCAACCCTAGTGTTCCCTGGATTCTACTGCGGGATGTGCGGAACCTCGTCGCCCACGACTACTTCGGGATCGATCCAGCGCTGGTGTGGCACACGGCACGGGTGGAACTGCCCCGGCTGCGACCCGCGCTTCAGGCGCTGGCGGACGGGGAAGAGGATGCGGAGGGCGGGGCGTAGGTGACGGGTTCGCGCCACGGTCCCTACGTCCAGGGCAATGCCGCCCGCTCCCCCCAGTACCGTTCCGGCGACTGCGCCAGGTCGCCCAGCGCCCCCAAGTCCACGCTCAACCCGAGTGCTCCCACGTTGCTGCGGAGCTGTTCCACGGTCGTCGCCCCGCTCAGGACCACGTCGGCCCAGGGCTGGGCGAGGGCGGCGGCGAGGGCAACCGCATCCGGCGTTGTCCCCAGCCCCCCCGCGAGGTCGGCCAGGTGGGGGTGAACGTCCCCCCGGCCCGTCAGGCCGCGTAGGGTTAGCCTGCCATTCGCCACCGCCTCCTTGACCACCACGCTCCAGCCCGCCGCACGGGCCTCGGCCAGCGCCCCACCCACCGAGGGTTCGAGGAGATTCCACGTGGCCTGCACCACGCTGAACGGGTTCACTCCATCCACCCGCACGTTCAGTGCCCGCCGCAGCGTTTCCGCCTGCCGGGAACCGCTGGTAGACAGACCCACCCGCACGCCGCTCGCGGCCAGTTTGGCGAGCCGCGCCAGCACCTGCTCGTCCCCCAGCACGCCCGTTTCCAGGGTGGCCGAGTGAATCAGGTACACGTCGGGGTGGCGGCCCAATGCCGCGAGCGTCTCGGGCCACTGCCGCTCCAGCGTGGCGAGCGAATGATCCTTGACCTCGTGCTGCTCGGCGTCCGCGCGCCAGCCCGCCGTGTACGTGTAACCCCACTTGCTGCCGACGACCGGGTAGTGGCCGCGCGCCCTGAGCCAGCCTCCCAGAAACTCCTCCGCCTGCCCGTAGCTCCGCGCCGCGTCGAAGTAACGCAAGCCTGCCGTCCAGGCCGAGTCCAGCACGGCCCAGGCACGCGCCCGCAGGGCTTCCACGTCTTTCCCCGAACCCACATCCTCCCCGTGCCCCAGGTTGATGTACCCGGGCCGTCCCAGTGCGGCAAGACCCAGGCCGAGACGGGGAGTACCGGGCGGGAGCAGGGGTGAAGGCATGGAGCCGTATCGTCGGCTCGGAGAAGGATCTCCGGGGCCCCTCGTCTAGATTTTTGGCTCCTCTGTCAGATTTCAGAAAGAAAATGTGGCAATACTTTAGGCTAGTTAAAGAAGTCCCTCATGTGGTGTGACGGGCGTGTCAGGAGAGCGTATGCACGAAGCGAAAAAAGCGCTGAAGGTGGCCCCTTTCAACCTCGACGACATGGTGCGCGGCGAGGACGGCGAGCTTTACCACCTGCCCACCCTGCGGGCGCTGCACAGCGCGGGCCGCCTCTCGCGCGAGAGCGCCGGGTACCTTCTGTTGATGCAGCGGGTGCTTCAGTCCGCGCGCCTGATCGCCTGAGCGTTACATCCACCCGTCGAGCCCAGCCCCATGTGAGCTGGGCCTATTTTTTCGGGCGGTTCAGCCCTGTCCTCACGACGGGTCATTCCACCAGGGCTTCCGCCTCGATCTCCACCAGATGCCGGGGATCAATCAGCGCGGCGACCTGCACCATCGTGGTGACCGGGCGGATGGCACCGAACACCTCCCCGTGCGCTCGCCCGATGTCCTCCCACTGGCCGATGTCGGTGACATAAAGGCGCGTGCGGACGACATGTTCCAGTCCCGCGCCCGCCTCCTCCAGTGCGCCCCGGATGATCTCCAGAGCGGCGCGCGTCTGCCCGTAAGCATCCCGGACGGCCACTACCTCCCCGTTCACCGTGGCCGTTGTTCCCGCCACGTGAACAACATTTCCAACCCGCACCGCCCGCGAGTACCCGACCACGCTCTCCCAGGGGGAGGTCCCGCCGATGTTCCGCCTCATTCGCAGAGCCTACGCCGGGAACCGCCGTCCAGCCCTCACGACCGTGCCCGTGCGAACGTTTCGCGTTTGTAGTACACTTACCTAACGAGCGTTAGGCAACCCGCGACAACCCTGGAGGAGTCCCCATGACCCAGACCCTGCCCGCTAACGAGACTGCCGAGCAGCACGCCGCTTTCGAGGCCCGCATCGCCCGCGGCGAGAAGATCGAGCCCGGCGACTGGATGCCCGCCGAATACCGCCGCCAACTGATCCGCATGATCTCCCAGCACGCGCACTCCGAGGTCGTGGGCATGTTGCCCGAGGGCGAGTGGATCACCCGCGCGCCGAGCCTCAAGCGCAAGACCATCCTGATCGCCAAGGTGCAGGACGAGGCGGGGCACGGCCAGTACCTCTACCACGCCGCCGAGACGTTGGGAATCACCCGCGAGGAGATGCTCGACGCGCTGCTGAGCGGCAAGGCCAAGTACTCCTCCATCTTCAACTACCCCACGATGACCTGGGCCGATGTGGGCATGATCGGCTGGCTGGTGGACGGCGCCGCGATCAAGAACCAGACCATGCTGGCGGGCTGCTCCTACGGTCCTTACAGCCGGGCGATGGTCCGCATCTGCTCGGAGGAGACCTTCCACCACAAGCAGGGCAAGGAGATGATCGTCGCCTACGCGCAGGGCACCCCCGAGCAGAAACAGATGGCCCAGGACGCCCTGAACCGCTGGTGGTGGCCCGCCCTGATGATGCTCGGCCCGCACGACGCCGACAGCCCGAACACGGGCGCCCTGGCGAAGTGGGGCATCAAGCTCAAGACGAACGACGAGGTTCGCCAGGAGTTCATCAACGAGCATGCGCCGGAGCTGCTGGAGGCCGGGCTGACCATCCCCGACCCCGACCTGCACCAGGACGAGCAGGGGAACTGGCGACACGGCCCGATCAACTGGGACGAGTTCTGGGCGGTCATCAAGGGCCAGCAGGGTCTGAATAAGGAACGCCTCGGCGCCCGCCAGCAGGCCCACGAGGACGGCGCCTGGGTGCGCGAGGCGATGCAGGCCTACGCGGCGCGGCAAGTGAGCCAGGCAGCCGATTGATCTTTTACCCCTCCCCCTTGAGGGGGGAGGCTGGGACTCGTAGAGCTGCTCGCAGAGGGGGTGAACGGGCCCGGCGTCGAGAGAACGTCATTCCCTCACCCCCTTCACTCACCCAAGGAATGCCGATGACCCAATCTGCAACCGATACCCAGTGGCCCCGCTGGGAGGTCTTCAAGCAAGACGCCCCGAATAGGCCCTATCAGGCCGTGGGCAGCGTCCACGCCGGGGACCCCGACCACGCCCTGCTGACCGCCCGCAACGTCTTCGTGCGCCGTCCCTCCGCCGTGAGCCTCTGGACGGTGCGCGAGTCTGACATCCTCACCGCTACCCCGGAAGAGATCGCGGCCCGCGCGGAAGTGCTGGAAACCCCCGGCGAGGCGGGCACCTACCACGTGGGCCTCAAGCGCACCCACAAGCGCTCCATGACCTTCGTTGATCTCGTCGGCACCGTCGAGGCGAGTGGACCCGGCGACGCGCTGCGGCAGGCGCGGGAGCAGTACCCCGACGCCCTGACCTGGCTCGTCTTCCCCAAGTCCGCCGTCGTTCGCACCGACGACGACCCCGGCACGGTCGAGAGCTGGTTCGCCCCCGCCAAGGACAAGACCTACAAGCAGCAGCAGTTCTACGGCGTGATCGGCAAGCACGTGGGCGAACTCAAGCGCGAGGGCCGCATGCCCCAGCGCGTGAACGAGGAACCCCACGTCGGCGAGCAGAAGGTGTACGACCACCCACACGACAAGGCGCCGAAGGTGCAGCGATGATGGAGCCCATCACGACCCTCACCCCCACCCAGACGGAAGCCCTGATCCGCAAGCTCACCGCCCTCGCCGACGACGAGATCATCCTCGCGCACCGGGACGGCGAGTGGACCGGGCACGCGCCGATCCTGGAGGAGGACATCGCCCTCGCCAACATCGCGCAGGACGAGCTGGGGCACGCGACGCTGTACCTTGACCTGCGCCGGGCGCTCGACGGCTGCGACGCTGACCGCCTCGCCTTCTTCCGGGGGGCGGATGAGTACACGAACGTCCGCTTAGTCGAGTTGCCCAAGGGCGACTGGGCTTTCACCATGCTCCGTCAGTTCCTCTTCGACGCCTACGAGGCGCTGTGGCTGAGCGCGGCGCAGAAGAGCAACTACGTCCCGCTGGCCGAGATCGCCGCCAAAGCCGTCCGTGAGGAAAAGTTCCACCTCCAACACACGGCCCTCTGGGTGGAACGTCTCGCGCTGGGCACCGAGGAGAGCCGCCGCCGCATGCAGAACGCGCTGAACGAACTGTGGCCCCACGTCGCCCAGCTCTTCGCCCCGCTGCCCGGCGAGGCCGATCTCGTGGCCGTCGGAATCCTGCCCGAATTGGAAAAGGTGCGCGCCAGTTGGGAGAGCTTTGTTCTGCCCCACCTGACCGAGAAGTGCGACCTCCTCCTGCCGATGGTTCCGGCTCAAGCTCAGGAAGGGCGGGAGGTTCACACCGAACACCTCGCGCCCCTGCTCGCCGAGATGCAGAGTGTGGCGCGGCAGCACGCGAACGCCGAGGTCTGGTGATCGTATGACCACCGCTCACGTCACCCCCGAACAGGTCTGGACTGCCCTGGCTGCCGTCCCCGACCCCGAAATCCCCGTCGTGTCCGTCACCGATATGGGCATGGTCCGGGACGTGACGGTGGACGGCGGGCACGTGACCGTCACCTTCACCCCCACCTTCTCCGGTTGCCCCGCACTGCACGTCATCCGTGACTCCATCGGCGAGGCCGTGCGCGCCCTGGGTGTGGAGGACGTGGAGGTCCGCAGCACCCTCACGCCCCCCTGGACGACCGACTGGATTCAGCCCGACGCCCGCGAGCGGCTGCGCCAGTACGGCATCGCCCCGCCCGCCCCCGCCGAAGCCTCCCCCCTCATCACCCTCGACCCCGACCCCACCCGATGCCCCCGCTGCGGCTCGCTGAATGTGAGGATGACGGCCAGCTTCGGTCCCACGTTGTGCAAGCGGCTCTACGTGTGCGACTCGTGCAGGGAGCCGTTTGAGGGGTTTAAGAGTGTGTAGATTCTAAGAGTGCGTATAATTGGAGCACAAACGAAACATCTCCCAGCTCTAGAAGAAGGCTGAAGTGGGGCTGAGGAGAGATTGAGGAGGAAGCTGCTTGAAAGACAGATTACGCCTACTACAAAAAATGCTCTCGGTGGTGGGGGCCTTGAGTTTTTGTAGTGTGGGCCTGGCCACTACTACCACTAGCAGTAATTTTTCTAGAGCATTGAATACTGCCATTGGGGTTCCTGTCGTATCCACTTTGGACCCCAAGCTGCTTGCCGAGAAGAAGCCATTTTTATCTGCGATAGGTAAGGACCTTTCGGGCTACCTAGGGATGAAATGTCGAGATGTAGAATACCTGCCCTTTGGGCCTAATATGTCGGCGTTCCCTAAATTTCTCGAATACATGAATTCAAAATACCGTGTCGTGGAGTCAAGGCGCATAGGAAATAGGAAAAATTATGGCGACGCCGGAGGAAGGGAAGAAATTAACGCGTATTACAAAGTATACCTTAAATCAGGAAAACAGACGCTTTTTGGCCTAAAAATTTCTACGCTCTACTATAGTTTTGGGCACAATCCTCAAAGCTCTAGTTTCGAGAGTCGAAAACCCTCGGGTGCTGCTGTTTCGATCTGTAAGCCTTAAGTGTCTACTCGTTTAGGAAGACATATGACCACCTTCCCCACCCCTGATGTCCTTCGCCCCGCCTCTTACGTCTACGGCACCTGGCACGCCAACCCCGACGGCCAGACCCTCTACGACGCCGTGTATGGCCGCCCCGTCGCCGTCATCTCCTCCGAGGGGGTGGATTTTGCCGAGGCGTTGCGCTATGGGCGCGAGGTGGGCGGCCCGGCGATTCGCAAGTTGACCTTCCATACTCGGGCGCGAATGCTGCGGGCGCTGGCGACCTACCTGACCGAGCGCAAGGAGGACTACTACGCTCTCAACCTGCTGACGGGCGCGACCCGCCGCGACGGCTGGGTGGATATCGAGGGCGGCATCGGGACCCTCTTCAGCTACGCCAGCCTTGCCCGCCGCGAGCTGCCCGACGAACGCTTCCTGCCCGATGGCAAGGTGGAGCGGCTGGGCAAGGGCGGGACCTTCGTGGCCCGGCATCTCCTCGTGCCGCGCGAGGGCGTGGCGGTGCAGATCAACGCCTACAACTTCCCGGTGTGGGGGATGCTGGAAAAGCTCGCCCCGGCCTTCCTCGCGGGGATGCCCAGCCTGGTGAAGCCCGCGCCGCAGACGGCCTATCTCACCGAGCGGGTGGTGCGCGACATCATCGCCTCGGGCCTGCTGCCGGAGGGGGCGCTGCAACTCGTGACGGGCGACCCCGGCGACCTCCTCGACCACCTGGAGGAGCAGGACATGGTGGCCTTCACGGGCTCGGCGGCGACCGCGGCGAAGCTCAAGGTGCACTCCACCATCGTCGCCCGCAACGTGCCCTTCAACACCGAGGCCGACAGCCTGAACGCCTCCGTGCTGGGCCTGACGGTGAGGCCGGAGGACCCCGAGTTCGCCCTCTTTGTGCGTGAGGTCGCCCGCGAGATGACGGGCAAGGCCGGGCAGAAATGCACCGCGATCCGGCGAGCCATCGTGCCGCGTGACCGGGTGGAGGAGGTCGTGGCCGCGCTCCGTCAGGAATTGAGCAAGGTCACGGTGGGCGACCCCTCCCGCGACGACGTGCGGATGGGTGCCCTCGTCAGCACCGAGCAGCGCGAGCGGGTGCGGCGGACGCTGGATGCCCTCAAAGCCGAGACGAGCATCGTCATCGGCGGCGAGGAGCGCGAGCTGCTGGGCGGCGACCGTGAGAAGGGCGCCTTCCTCGACCCGACCCTGCTGCTGTGCGAGTCGCCCCTCACGGCGCGTGGCCCTCACGAGCTGGAGGCATTCGGCCCCGTGGCGACGCTGCTCCCCTACGACACGTTGGAGGAGGCGGTGCAGCTCACCCGCATGGGCCGCGGCTCCCTCGCCGGAAGCATCGTGACGCACGACCGCGCCGAGGCGACCGACCTCGTGATGGGCATGGCGAGCACCCACGGGCGCCTCCTCGTCCTGAACCGCGAGAACGCGAAGGAGAACACCGGGCACGGCTCCCCGCTGCCGCAGCTCAAGCACGGCGGCCCCGGGCGCGCGGGCAGCGGCGAGGAGCTGGGCGGCCTCTCGGGCATCAAGCACCACATGAACAAGGTGGCGGTGCAGGCCGACCCGACGACCCTCGCCGCGATCACCCGTGAGCACGTCGTGGGCGCCGAGGTGCGCGAGGACGCGCTCCACCCCTTCCGCAAGTCCTTCGACGAGATTCAGGTCGGGGACAGCCTCCTTACCCACCGCCGCACGGTCACCGAGGCGGACATCGTGAACTTCGCGGGCCTGACCGGCGACCACTTCTACGCCCACGTGGACGAGATCGGCGCGAAGGAGGGCATCTTCGGCAAGCGGGTGGCCCACGGCTACTTCCTGATCTCCGCCGCCGCCGGGCAGTTCGTGTCCCCCGCACCCGGCCCGGTGCTGGCGAACTACGGCCTGGAGAACCTGCGCTTCGTCGAGCCCGTCGGCATCGGCGACACCATCCGCACCCGACTCACTTGCAAGCGCAAGATCCGCAAGGACCTGCGCCCCGGCGAGACGCGCCCGACCGGCGTGGTCGAGTGGCACGCCGAGATCACGAATCAGCGAGACGAACTCGTGGCGACCTACGACATCCTCACGCTCGTGGAGCGGGCACGGGACGAGGCCGACGCTTAACCGTTTTCGGGGCGGGCCGGGTGGCTGAGGAGAGCTGCCCGGCTGCCCTATGGTCGAGGTTCCTTAGGGAACGGTCATGACGCAGGGTGAGAACTTCCCCCGAGGGTGGGCTACGTTGAGCGGAGCCCGTGCTGACGAGGCACGGCTCGCCACACGGTTTTCCCCGTCCCGCCGAGCTTGAAGGCGGCGCGGTTTCCCTGCCCCCAGGAGACGAATGAACGTTTCAGAGCTGATCCAGACGTATTTCGACGCCCCAAGTACCGAACGCCTTGGCCGCGAGGCTGGGTTGAGCGCCGCCGATGCCGAACAGGTATTGCGCGCCGGATTGCCCTTGCAACTGGGTGCCCTCGCCGACCACGCCCGCACGCCCGGGGGACGGGCCGACATCGGGGAGGCCCTCGGGTCCCTGCCCGCCTTTACCAGCGTCGCGGACGCCCTGAGCAGCCCGGAGGGGGCGAGCCAGCTCGGACAGGCGGGCGCACTCCTGGCCCCCGCCCTGCTGGGCGACCGGGCGGAGAGCATCGCCGGACAGGTGGCGGGCAACCTGGACCGGGGCAGCGTGCAAAGGCTCCTGCACCTGTCCCTCCCCCTGCTGCTGAGCTTTCTGGGGCAGCGCGGCCTGACCACCGCGAACGTGGGGAGCTTTCTTTCAGAACTTGGGGGAAGACCGGGCGGCGCGGCAGACGGAGCACAGGTCATCACCGCCACGGGTGGGAGTTCTGCTCCAGCAGGAACCGGTGTCCAGGGGGCAAGCGCGGACACTGGGCCACTCACCCCGGAGGGCCTGATCAGCTTCCTGAAAGCTGAGTTCGGCGGAGCGGCAGCAGACCGCCTGGGCCGGGCGGCGGGGTTCAGCGGCGGAACGGCGGCCCGCGCGACCCTGGCCGCCCTCCCCCTCGTGCTGCACGCCATCGCGGGTAAGGGCAGCACCGGGGAGGGTGCCGCGGACCTTCTCAAACGCAGCCGCGACTTCGACCGCCTGACCGAGGCGGGCGGCGGGTTGAACGCGGCCCTGCTGAGCGACGCGGCCGAGACTGCGCGGATCGAGGGCCAGGGTCGGGGTCTGATCGGCTCTCTGTTCCCGAACGTGGACCGCGTCACGGGACGGTTGGGCTCGGCGGTCGGGGGTTCGGGGGCGAACGCGGGCCGCCTGCTCGCCCTGCTGACCCCGCTGGTGCTGGGACTGCTCGCTCGCCGTGCGCGGAGCCTGGACGCCCCAGCCTTCAGCCGTCTGCTGGGCGGTCTGGGCGGCGGCCTGACGGGAATGCTCCCCCCGGGAATGACGGGCCTCGCCTCCCTCCTGACCCCGGTAACGACGGAAACGGTGGTGGCCGCCACGCCGACGGTCAGGGTGACGGAAGCTTCCCCCGCACCGCCTCCAACTCCACCCACGGCCCCCCCGACCCCGCCCACGACCGTCACGACGACCACTGAGCGTCGGCGCGGCTTTCCCTGGTGGATTATTCCACTGCTGCTCGTGCTGCTCCTCGGGGGTTGCTGGCTGGTCCAAAACCGGCAGGGAACGACACCGGCGAGCGGCACTCCGACGGGGGCAACCGGAGATGCGATTCTGGTCACGCGTCCGGCGCCCGGAGCGACCGTCCCCGCAGACGACTTCGTGATGAGCGGCACGGGCCCGGCGGACGACACGCTCCAGATTGGGGAGGGGGGCCAGCCCGTCGCCAGTGTTAAGGTCGGCCCCGACGGCAGATGGGAGGCCGCCATTCCCGCCCCGACTCCCGGCGAACACACCTACACGGTGACCGGCCAGGGAGGGGCGTCCGGTGAAGTCCAGGTCAGCGTGACGGGGACGGACGGCACGGCGACTCCGGGTGGGACGACGGATACGGCCTCTCCCAGGAACGGCACCACTGCGACGGGCGGCACTGCCCCGGGCACAGCCGCCGGGGGTGACGCGGGTGGAGCGCCAGCGTTTGCCATCACCGGGCCTGCCGCGGGCGCGCAGCTTCCCGCCGGGGGCTTTACCTTGCGCGGCGCCGGCACGCCCGGGCAGACGTTGCAGGTCTTCGAGGACGGCACGAGCCTTGGCAACGTGACGGTCGCCGAGGACGGCACCTGGACCCTGGAGGTGCCCAGTCCCGCAGCGGGCAATCACACCTACAGCGTGCGGGGGCCGGGCGGCGGCGAACTCGGGCAGGTCAGCGCGACGGTTGCGGCGACGACTGGGAATGCCAGCGCGGCAAACTGCACCCGGGACTATACCCTCAGCATCACCGACGGCCAGACCGTGAGTGAGCCTTTCCGGTTCGGCGGTGTGGGCCAGGGCGAGGGCTACAGCGTGACCGTCAAGCGCGGCGAGCGCACCGTTGGAACCAAAGCCGTCCGCCTTGACGCCACCTGCGGCTGGAGTTACCAGAGCAGGCCCGGCCCGGGTGCGGTGACCTACGAGGTTCGCCCGTTGGGACAGGCGGACGCTGCGCCGCTGAGCACCGTAACCCTGACGGTGCAGGATTAACCTCTTGACTCGAAGAGCCGCTCCCGCCGGGGCGGCTTTTCCCGTTCCCCCTCAGCGGCTGACGGTCCAGATGCCCGCAAAGTCCGCAAACTGGGTGTCGGTGTCGGGCGTCGCGTACGCGCTGATGCTGCCGTCGAGGTACAGGGCGTCTGGACAAGCCAACGTGTCCCGGAAGAACACCGCGAAGCTGTGAAAGTTCACCGGCCCCGCGCTGACCGCGAAGCGGACCTGTCCGTCCTTACAAACGCCGACCCCACTCCGAACCTTGAAACTCGTTCCTTCCGGGTTGAAGGCTGGATGAAGCCTCCCGCCCCGCACCAGCAGAGGCCCCGATTGCGTGGC
This window encodes:
- the paaC gene encoding 1,2-phenylacetyl-CoA epoxidase subunit PaaC; amino-acid sequence: MMEPITTLTPTQTEALIRKLTALADDEIILAHRDGEWTGHAPILEEDIALANIAQDELGHATLYLDLRRALDGCDADRLAFFRGADEYTNVRLVELPKGDWAFTMLRQFLFDAYEALWLSAAQKSNYVPLAEIAAKAVREEKFHLQHTALWVERLALGTEESRRRMQNALNELWPHVAQLFAPLPGEADLVAVGILPELEKVRASWESFVLPHLTEKCDLLLPMVPAQAQEGREVHTEHLAPLLAEMQSVARQHANAEVW
- the paaD gene encoding 1,2-phenylacetyl-CoA epoxidase subunit PaaD, with the translated sequence MTTAHVTPEQVWTALAAVPDPEIPVVSVTDMGMVRDVTVDGGHVTVTFTPTFSGCPALHVIRDSIGEAVRALGVEDVEVRSTLTPPWTTDWIQPDARERLRQYGIAPPAPAEASPLITLDPDPTRCPRCGSLNVRMTASFGPTLCKRLYVCDSCREPFEGFKSV
- a CDS encoding aldo/keto reductase, with the protein product MPSPLLPPGTPRLGLGLAALGRPGYINLGHGEDVGSGKDVEALRARAWAVLDSAWTAGLRYFDAARSYGQAEEFLGGWLRARGHYPVVGSKWGYTYTAGWRADAEQHEVKDHSLATLERQWPETLAALGRHPDVYLIHSATLETGVLGDEQVLARLAKLAASGVRVGLSTSGSRQAETLRRALNVRVDGVNPFSVVQATWNLLEPSVGGALAEARAAGWSVVVKEAVANGRLTLRGLTGRGDVHPHLADLAGGLGTTPDAVALAAALAQPWADVVLSGATTVEQLRSNVGALGLSVDLGALGDLAQSPERYWGERAALPWT
- a CDS encoding RidA family protein; protein product: MRRNIGGTSPWESVVGYSRAVRVGNVVHVAGTTATVNGEVVAVRDAYGQTRAALEIIRGALEEAGAGLEHVVRTRLYVTDIGQWEDIGRAHGEVFGAIRPVTTMVQVAALIDPRHLVEIEAEALVE
- a CDS encoding 4'-phosphopantetheinyl transferase superfamily protein, coding for MIVAIGHDLIEIERIRGLLAREGDRALKLFAPPELAYCARLADPAPSFAARFAAKEAFQKVWPRPHGWRDVWVERERTPDGPFPFAPPVLGFVPEIAAELGARGWVAHLTLTHTKEHASAVVVLEAR
- a CDS encoding HepT-like ribonuclease domain-containing protein, whose amino-acid sequence is MSTPPPALFPDLRLPTIAGILRAGEARWRSAGVSRVRVFGSVARGEADGSADIDLLVDFAGEAGLLDLMRARTVFEALLGRRVDVMTEGGLKAPLRGEVLADAVDVLDVPQPPPDTHREKRWRWRVFDLLDALDRVTRYTAGHTLTTFLADERSQDAVVRNLARLGETTKFIPQNVQDANPSVPWILLRDVRNLVAHDYFGIDPALVWHTARVELPRLRPALQALADGEEDAEGGA
- the paaA gene encoding 1,2-phenylacetyl-CoA epoxidase subunit PaaA, with translation MTQTLPANETAEQHAAFEARIARGEKIEPGDWMPAEYRRQLIRMISQHAHSEVVGMLPEGEWITRAPSLKRKTILIAKVQDEAGHGQYLYHAAETLGITREEMLDALLSGKAKYSSIFNYPTMTWADVGMIGWLVDGAAIKNQTMLAGCSYGPYSRAMVRICSEETFHHKQGKEMIVAYAQGTPEQKQMAQDALNRWWWPALMMLGPHDADSPNTGALAKWGIKLKTNDEVRQEFINEHAPELLEAGLTIPDPDLHQDEQGNWRHGPINWDEFWAVIKGQQGLNKERLGARQQAHEDGAWVREAMQAYAARQVSQAAD
- the paaZ gene encoding phenylacetic acid degradation bifunctional protein PaaZ; translated protein: MTTFPTPDVLRPASYVYGTWHANPDGQTLYDAVYGRPVAVISSEGVDFAEALRYGREVGGPAIRKLTFHTRARMLRALATYLTERKEDYYALNLLTGATRRDGWVDIEGGIGTLFSYASLARRELPDERFLPDGKVERLGKGGTFVARHLLVPREGVAVQINAYNFPVWGMLEKLAPAFLAGMPSLVKPAPQTAYLTERVVRDIIASGLLPEGALQLVTGDPGDLLDHLEEQDMVAFTGSAATAAKLKVHSTIVARNVPFNTEADSLNASVLGLTVRPEDPEFALFVREVAREMTGKAGQKCTAIRRAIVPRDRVEEVVAALRQELSKVTVGDPSRDDVRMGALVSTEQRERVRRTLDALKAETSIVIGGEERELLGGDREKGAFLDPTLLLCESPLTARGPHELEAFGPVATLLPYDTLEEAVQLTRMGRGSLAGSIVTHDRAEATDLVMGMASTHGRLLVLNRENAKENTGHGSPLPQLKHGGPGRAGSGEELGGLSGIKHHMNKVAVQADPTTLAAITREHVVGAEVREDALHPFRKSFDEIQVGDSLLTHRRTVTEADIVNFAGLTGDHFYAHVDEIGAKEGIFGKRVAHGYFLISAAAGQFVSPAPGPVLANYGLENLRFVEPVGIGDTIRTRLTCKRKIRKDLRPGETRPTGVVEWHAEITNQRDELVATYDILTLVERARDEADA
- a CDS encoding HAD family hydrolase encodes the protein MRLIATDLDGTLLRPDLSVSARTRAALDAARAAGIHVVPVTARQPRGVRRIAEAAGFTEYALCGNGAHGVHLGTGEVLFEAHVEEAAQRALALALAARVPGVLFVSVRQGGEVFVAQEGYAAIAQFEDHKREPVEMGAFSLDDVLALPSLKFIVRHTTLTPRELLAELRALNLGGFAVTHSGAPFLEVLAEGVSKAWGLERLCARLGIAREEVLAFGDAPNDAEMLAWAGHGVAMGHAEPEALEAADEITLTNTQDGVAAVIERVLAERALYSRAESSLP
- a CDS encoding phenylacetic acid degradation protein; the protein is MTQSATDTQWPRWEVFKQDAPNRPYQAVGSVHAGDPDHALLTARNVFVRRPSAVSLWTVRESDILTATPEEIAARAEVLETPGEAGTYHVGLKRTHKRSMTFVDLVGTVEASGPGDALRQAREQYPDALTWLVFPKSAVVRTDDDPGTVESWFAPAKDKTYKQQQFYGVIGKHVGELKREGRMPQRVNEEPHVGEQKVYDHPHDKAPKVQR